One Larus michahellis chromosome 11, bLarMic1.1, whole genome shotgun sequence genomic region harbors:
- the MRPL22 gene encoding large ribosomal subunit protein uL22m gives MAARWAINAGSAWACRLLGWARPERWLASGSLFPLSCIHTSTSLEKFGKWEKKNRIVYPPQLPGEPRRPAEIYHCRREIKYSKDKMWYLAKLIKGMSIDQALAQLEFSDKKGAKVIKEVLLEAQEMAVRNHNVEFKSNLHIAESLTGRGRYVKRIRYHGKGMFGIMKIVRCHYFVKLVEGPPPPPEPPRTGFDQAKEYVQQLRSRTIINTL, from the exons ATGGCGGCGCGGTGGGCGATTAACGCGG GGAGTGCCTGGGCGTGCAGGCTGCTCGGCTGGGCGCGGCCGGAGAG GTGGCTAGCATCTGGTAGCCTTTTTCCTCTGTCATGCATCCACACCAGCACATCTCTGGAGAAATTTGGGAAGTGGGAGAAAAAGAACAGGATTGTTTACCCTCCGCAGCTGCCTGGAGAACCTCGCAGACCAGCT GAAATATATCACTGCCGGAGGGAAATAAAATATAGCAAAGATAAGATGTGGTATTTGGCAAAACTG ATAAAAGGAATGTCCATTGATCAGGCTCTTGCTCAGTTGGAATTCAGTGATAAAAAGGGAGCAAAGGTGATCAAAGAG GTTCTGTTAGAAGCTCAGGAAATGGCAGTAAGAAATCACAATGTGGAATTCAAATCAAATTTACATAtag ctgagtCACTGACGGGCAGAGGCCGCTATGTGAAGCGGATTCGTTACCATGGCAAAGGCATGTTTGGCATCATGAAAATCGTCAGGTGCCATTACTTTGTGAAGTTGGTGGaaggtcctcctcctcctccagagccACCAAGGACTGGTTTTGACCAAGCAAAAGAATATGTGCAGCAGCTGCGAAGTAGAACCATTATTAATACACTGTGA